The proteins below come from a single Bacteroidota bacterium genomic window:
- the pfkA gene encoding 6-phosphofructokinase: MKKIRKIAVFTSGGDAPGMNACIRAVVRTALYNKLEVVGIRYGYEGMIDGDFISLNAKSVSNIIQRGGTILKTARSKRFMTKEGMQQAFAQLRKHKVDAIVAIGGDGTFSGAKEFQKLCKIPIVGCPGTIDNDLVGTDYAIGYDTAINTVLEAVDKIRDTAESHNRLFLVEVMGRDAGLIALRSGIGVGAEAVMVPETKNDMKNVFARLQKSRADKSSKIIVIAEGDENGGAYKVAEKIKEKFPQFDMRVSILGHMQRGGSPTCMDRVNASRMGYSAVNALLSNKSGVMIGIINNKISFTPFAKAVKHIEEPNKELTKMMEILSL; encoded by the coding sequence ATGAAAAAGATACGTAAAATAGCTGTATTTACTTCGGGTGGAGATGCTCCCGGTATGAATGCGTGTATAAGAGCAGTTGTAAGAACTGCCTTGTATAACAAATTAGAAGTGGTTGGTATTCGTTATGGTTACGAAGGGATGATTGATGGTGATTTTATTTCGCTCAATGCAAAATCAGTATCTAATATTATTCAACGCGGAGGTACTATTCTAAAAACAGCTCGTAGCAAACGTTTTATGACTAAGGAGGGAATGCAACAAGCTTTTGCTCAGTTGAGAAAACATAAGGTTGATGCAATAGTAGCTATTGGCGGAGATGGCACGTTTAGTGGTGCAAAGGAGTTTCAGAAGTTATGCAAAATTCCTATAGTTGGTTGTCCGGGTACAATAGACAACGATTTGGTGGGTACAGATTATGCAATCGGGTACGATACTGCAATTAATACGGTGCTCGAAGCTGTTGACAAAATAAGAGATACTGCAGAATCACATAATAGACTATTTTTAGTAGAGGTAATGGGACGTGATGCAGGATTGATAGCGTTGAGAAGTGGTATTGGAGTGGGGGCAGAGGCCGTTATGGTTCCTGAAACTAAGAACGACATGAAAAACGTGTTTGCTCGTCTGCAAAAAAGTAGAGCCGATAAATCAAGTAAAATAATTGTAATTGCAGAAGGAGACGAGAATGGAGGAGCATATAAAGTAGCTGAAAAAATAAAAGAAAAATTTCCTCAATTTGATATGCGTGTCTCCATATTGGGTCATATGCAGCGCGGTGGTAGTCCAACGTGTATGGATAGGGTAAACGCCAGTAGAATGGGGTATTCTGCCGTGAATGCTTTGTTGAGCAATAAAAGCGGAGTTATGATTGGAATTATTAATAATAAGATTTCGTTTACCCCTTTTGCCAAAGCAGTGAAACACATTGAAGAGCCCAATAAAGAACTTACTAAAATGATGGAGATATTGTCTTTGTAA